One Syntrophaceae bacterium DNA window includes the following coding sequences:
- a CDS encoding methanogenesis marker 1 protein — protein sequence MAPITLGSCPKVYIRETHRSRPPGDTLRFVEGMRDLLGMQDFRDATDLDRIGIPVFTCWRLRPDESRTFHTGKGLSPVQAQVSLTLESIERYSSEFREEWADRLIVGSYNALRTRRNTLDPTTLILSQFSDYTPDSELHWVEGYDICRCEEILVPAREVYHPFHRDEGLLYGSHTNGLASGNTLEEAVFHALTEIVERDAWSIAKYNRDYGEPVVIDDRPENRFLLDIASKFEQAGLEVIARDITSDIGIPVVAAFSKDLRSGDTLPVEGFGAHTDPRVAMGRALMEVATTRALFLVKNGPDGLRDASPLYLTHDEAMEDPRFAVRSVKRLSDMEIGYSSDITEDLRACLARLRERGLDRVIAVDLTRPETGVPAVRVVIPGMDAFCYDRTRKGDRLYSAT from the coding sequence ATGGCGCCGATCACGCTCGGAAGCTGCCCGAAGGTCTACATCCGCGAGACGCACCGGTCTCGGCCGCCCGGCGACACCCTGCGATTCGTCGAGGGCATGCGGGATCTGCTCGGGATGCAGGACTTCCGCGATGCGACGGACCTGGACCGCATCGGCATCCCCGTCTTCACGTGCTGGCGGCTGCGGCCCGACGAGTCCAGGACCTTTCACACCGGCAAGGGGCTGTCTCCCGTACAGGCCCAGGTGTCCCTCACCCTCGAGTCGATCGAGCGCTACTCCTCCGAGTTCCGCGAGGAATGGGCCGACCGCCTCATCGTGGGCAGTTACAACGCCCTGCGCACGAGGCGCAACACCCTCGACCCCACGACACTCATCCTCTCCCAGTTCAGCGACTACACGCCAGACAGCGAACTGCACTGGGTGGAGGGCTACGACATCTGCCGCTGCGAGGAGATCCTCGTCCCCGCGAGGGAGGTCTACCACCCCTTCCACCGGGACGAGGGGCTTCTCTACGGCTCGCACACCAACGGCCTCGCCTCGGGCAACACCCTCGAGGAGGCCGTCTTCCACGCGCTGACGGAGATCGTCGAGCGCGACGCCTGGAGTATCGCCAAGTACAACCGCGACTACGGCGAGCCGGTGGTCATCGACGACAGGCCCGAAAACCGGTTCCTTCTCGACATCGCATCGAAATTCGAGCAGGCCGGGCTCGAGGTCATCGCCCGCGACATCACCTCCGACATCGGGATCCCCGTCGTGGCGGCCTTTTCCAAGGACCTGCGCAGCGGCGACACGCTGCCCGTCGAGGGGTTCGGCGCCCACACGGACCCGAGGGTCGCCATGGGACGGGCGCTCATGGAGGTGGCCACGACGCGGGCGCTCTTCCTCGTCAAGAACGGTCCCGACGGGCTGCGGGACGCGAGCCCCCTGTACCTCACCCACGACGAGGCGATGGAAGACCCGCGGTTCGCCGTCCGCAGCGTCAAGCGCCTCTCGGACATGGAAATCGGGTACAGCAGCGACATCACCGAGGACCTGAGAGCCTGCCTTGCGAGGCTGCGGGAGCGGGGCCTCGACCGGGTCATCGCCGTGGACCTGACCCGGCCCGAGACGGGAGTCCCGGCCGTGAGGGTCGTCATCCCCGGCATGGACGCCTTCTGCTACGACCGGACCCGCAAAGGCGACCGCCTGTACAGCGCGACATAG
- a CDS encoding response regulator transcription factor, whose amino-acid sequence MKSKTAKAGSLDKKTIQIVSARRLQCDLMTHYLTVHTGVTCLIASDPAAITVNPAESDHSTLVLLDCPERDPVKYFMALAVSGKRVLSNCLVALFNVRPGLGIEERAVSWGIRGFFYETDTVDQLVKGIQALFKGEMWLSRDIMAKCILSQRSAGEAHNKEVIFLTQRELEILSMVVSGATNEEIAARICISPHTVKTHIYNIFKKINVPNRLQAALWAAKNL is encoded by the coding sequence ATGAAAAGCAAGACGGCAAAGGCAGGCTCTCTCGACAAGAAGACGATCCAGATCGTCAGCGCCCGCAGGCTGCAGTGCGACCTGATGACCCACTACTTGACCGTGCACACCGGCGTGACGTGCCTCATCGCCTCCGATCCCGCCGCGATCACCGTGAACCCGGCGGAGTCCGATCACAGCACGCTCGTCCTGCTGGACTGCCCGGAACGGGACCCCGTGAAGTACTTCATGGCGCTGGCCGTGTCGGGTAAGCGAGTCCTGTCGAACTGCCTCGTGGCCCTGTTCAACGTCAGGCCCGGACTCGGCATCGAGGAGAGGGCCGTCTCCTGGGGCATCCGGGGGTTCTTCTACGAAACGGACACCGTCGACCAGCTGGTGAAGGGGATCCAGGCCCTGTTCAAGGGCGAGATGTGGCTCTCCCGGGACATCATGGCCAAGTGCATCCTGTCGCAGCGCTCCGCCGGCGAGGCCCACAACAAGGAGGTGATCTTCCTGACGCAGCGGGAACTCGAGATCCTGAGCATGGTCGTCTCGGGGGCCACGAACGAGGAGATTGCCGCCCGGATCTGCATCAGCCCGCACACCGTCAAGACCCACATCTACAACATCTTCAAGAAGATCAACGTCCCCAACCGCCTCCAGGCCGCCCTCTGGGCAGCAAAGAATCTGTAG
- a CDS encoding leucyl aminopeptidase: MKIEVKVCRPSSFKGEAIVVLHFEGERKLDGPALELDRQSGGVLGDLIKSGDFAGKHAQVSVVYTRGALPAQRIFLLGLGKRKDFDLEKARRGFSKAARSARELGLKEFAICLDPVPGGASLEDMTEAAVEGVLLGLYRFTQFKTAKENGQGEVRKLVFLAPDAREARRMKAAASAAEIVSRAVCYARDLVSTPSNEMTPTDMARRAKEAAASKKVRLTVLGNREMQRLGMNALLAVARGSMEPARFIILEYSGGLRGEKPYVIVGKGLTFDSGGISLKPPDKMEEMKADMSGGAAVLAVVKAAAELGLPLNLVGLVPATENLPGGRAYKPGDVLRSMSGQTIEVISTDAEGRLILADALTYAGRFKPRAIIDLATLTGACVIALGEDVIGMMGNDADLKDGLRKAAGETGEKLWELPIWDDYAELIKSDVADMKNTGGRAGGAITAAVFLGKFVGGTPWVHLDIAGPAWLSKEKPYIPRGASAVGVRLLLRFLRDRAATKRKK; encoded by the coding sequence ATGAAGATCGAGGTCAAAGTTTGCAGACCGTCCTCCTTCAAGGGGGAGGCGATCGTGGTCTTGCACTTCGAGGGCGAGAGAAAGCTCGACGGGCCGGCGCTCGAACTTGACCGGCAGTCGGGGGGCGTCCTCGGGGATCTGATCAAGAGCGGGGATTTTGCCGGCAAACACGCCCAGGTTTCCGTCGTCTACACCCGGGGTGCACTTCCCGCCCAGAGGATATTCCTGCTGGGTCTCGGCAAGAGGAAGGATTTCGACCTCGAGAAGGCGCGCAGGGGATTCTCGAAGGCGGCCCGCTCGGCCCGTGAACTGGGGCTCAAGGAATTCGCGATCTGCCTCGATCCCGTCCCGGGGGGGGCCAGCCTGGAAGACATGACCGAGGCAGCCGTTGAGGGCGTGCTTCTCGGGCTGTACCGGTTTACGCAGTTCAAGACCGCCAAGGAGAACGGGCAGGGGGAAGTGCGGAAGCTTGTTTTTCTCGCGCCTGATGCCCGGGAGGCGCGGCGCATGAAGGCCGCGGCGTCAGCTGCCGAGATCGTCTCGAGGGCCGTCTGCTATGCACGGGATCTCGTATCGACGCCGTCCAACGAGATGACGCCCACCGACATGGCGCGCCGTGCGAAGGAGGCAGCCGCGTCGAAGAAGGTTCGGCTGACCGTTCTCGGGAACCGCGAGATGCAGAGGCTCGGGATGAACGCGCTTCTCGCCGTTGCCCGGGGCAGCATGGAGCCCGCCCGCTTCATCATTCTCGAATACTCGGGGGGCCTCCGCGGTGAGAAGCCCTACGTGATCGTCGGCAAGGGCCTGACCTTCGACAGCGGGGGCATTTCCCTCAAACCGCCCGACAAGATGGAGGAGATGAAGGCCGACATGTCGGGCGGGGCCGCCGTGCTGGCCGTCGTCAAGGCCGCGGCGGAGCTGGGTTTGCCGCTCAACCTGGTGGGGCTCGTCCCGGCCACGGAAAACCTCCCGGGCGGGCGCGCCTACAAGCCCGGCGATGTGCTGCGCTCCATGTCCGGGCAGACCATCGAGGTCATCAGCACCGATGCGGAGGGCCGGCTCATCCTTGCCGATGCGCTGACCTATGCGGGCCGCTTCAAGCCGAGGGCCATCATCGACCTGGCCACCCTGACGGGGGCCTGCGTCATCGCGCTGGGCGAGGACGTCATCGGCATGATGGGCAACGATGCGGACCTCAAGGACGGCCTGCGGAAAGCCGCGGGGGAGACCGGGGAGAAGCTGTGGGAACTTCCGATCTGGGACGACTACGCCGAGCTCATCAAGAGCGACGTGGCGGACATGAAGAACACGGGGGGTCGGGCCGGCGGGGCCATCACGGCGGCCGTCTTCCTGGGAAAGTTCGTGGGCGGCACCCCCTGGGTGCACCTTGACATCGCCGGGCCGGCCTGGCTCAGCAAGGAAAAGCCCTACATCCCCCGCGGCGCCTCGGCCGTGGGTGTGCGGCTCCTGCTGCGTTTCCTCCGGGACCGGGCTGCCACGAAGCGGAAGAAATGA
- a CDS encoding ABC transporter ATP-binding protein, giving the protein MPPILKIESLSTHFETARGSVKAVDGVDLRLDEGDTLGIVGESGCGKTVLALSVMRLVPRPPGRIVSGRVLFEGEDLLALSEEQMRRVRGKRISMIFQEPMTSLNPVFRIGDQVAETLRLHEGLSAKDAHERAVEMLRLVGIPAPEQRVRDYPHQMSGGMRQRVMIAMALSCRPRLMLADEPTTALDVTIQAQILDLIQGLKQEVGTSVILITHDLGVIAEAAQQAAVMYAGWVVEQGPVGAIFSSPLHPYTVGLMNSIPRIDRGRAGDGYLNVIPGTIPDLLELPSGCKFRDRCSRVMPVCAERKPELVEKTPGHFVRCWLWV; this is encoded by the coding sequence ATGCCACCGATCCTGAAGATCGAAAGCCTGAGCACCCATTTCGAGACGGCGCGGGGGAGCGTGAAGGCCGTCGACGGCGTGGACCTGCGTCTCGACGAGGGTGACACCCTCGGGATCGTCGGAGAGTCGGGGTGCGGCAAGACGGTGCTCGCGCTGTCCGTCATGCGTCTCGTGCCTAGGCCTCCGGGCCGCATCGTTTCCGGCCGTGTCCTGTTCGAGGGGGAGGACCTCCTGGCCCTGTCGGAGGAACAGATGCGCCGGGTCCGGGGCAAGCGGATCTCCATGATCTTCCAGGAGCCCATGACATCCCTCAACCCCGTGTTCCGCATCGGCGATCAGGTCGCCGAAACCCTCCGGCTCCACGAGGGGCTTTCCGCAAAAGACGCCCACGAGCGTGCCGTGGAGATGCTGCGGCTTGTCGGGATCCCCGCGCCCGAGCAGCGGGTGAGGGACTACCCGCACCAGATGAGCGGCGGGATGCGCCAGCGCGTGATGATTGCCATGGCCCTGTCGTGCAGGCCGAGGCTCATGCTCGCCGACGAACCCACGACGGCCCTGGACGTGACGATCCAGGCGCAGATCCTCGATCTGATCCAGGGCCTGAAGCAGGAAGTGGGCACATCGGTGATCCTGATCACGCACGATCTCGGGGTCATCGCCGAGGCCGCGCAGCAAGCGGCCGTCATGTACGCAGGCTGGGTCGTCGAGCAGGGCCCCGTGGGCGCGATCTTTTCATCGCCCCTTCACCCCTACACCGTGGGGCTCATGAATTCGATTCCACGCATCGATCGGGGACGTGCGGGCGACGGGTATCTCAACGTCATCCCCGGCACCATCCCCGACCTGCTCGAGCTTCCTTCGGGCTGCAAGTTCCGGGACCGCTGCTCCCGCGTCATGCCCGTCTGCGCCGAGAGGAAGCCGGAGCTTGTCGAGAAAACGCCGGGGCACTTCGTGCGCTGCTGGCTGTGGGTGTGA
- a CDS encoding dipeptide ABC transporter ATP-binding protein yields the protein MADVLVDIRGIRKHFPVRGGPISGRKSVVKAVDGVDLAVYRGETLGLVGESGCGKTTLGRLVVRLEDPTEGQILFEGEDILAYDARKLKAFRRKVQMIFQDPYSSLNPRRSAASTIGEPLLVHGVASGREREEEVARLMEKVGLTREQMGRYPHEFSGGQRQRIGIARALALRPKLIIADEPVSALDVSIQAQILNLLRSLQREFELTYLFISHDLSVVEHMSDRVAVMYLGKIVELAGSADLYNRPLHPYTQVLISAIPVPDPGRRARRLATGGDVPSPIDPPAGCAFHPRCLRAGDACRSVVPALVEREKGHFVACHLLD from the coding sequence ATGGCTGACGTTCTCGTTGACATCAGGGGCATTCGAAAGCACTTCCCCGTCAGGGGCGGGCCCATCAGCGGGCGAAAGTCCGTCGTCAAGGCCGTCGACGGAGTCGATCTCGCCGTGTACCGCGGGGAGACGCTGGGCCTGGTGGGCGAGAGCGGCTGCGGGAAGACCACCCTGGGCAGGCTCGTCGTCAGGCTCGAGGACCCCACGGAGGGGCAGATCCTGTTCGAGGGCGAGGACATCCTGGCATACGACGCGCGGAAGCTGAAAGCCTTCCGGCGCAAGGTCCAGATGATATTCCAGGACCCCTACTCCTCGCTCAACCCGCGCCGCAGCGCGGCGAGCACGATCGGGGAGCCCCTGCTGGTGCACGGCGTCGCGTCCGGGCGGGAGCGGGAGGAGGAAGTGGCCCGGCTCATGGAAAAGGTCGGCCTCACGCGGGAGCAGATGGGCCGGTACCCCCACGAGTTCAGCGGCGGCCAGCGGCAGCGGATCGGCATCGCCAGGGCGCTGGCCCTTCGTCCGAAGCTCATCATCGCCGACGAGCCCGTCTCAGCGCTCGACGTCTCCATCCAGGCCCAGATCCTGAACCTGCTTCGGAGCCTCCAGCGGGAATTCGAGCTGACCTACCTGTTCATCTCCCACGACCTGAGCGTCGTGGAGCACATGAGCGACCGTGTGGCCGTCATGTACCTGGGGAAGATCGTCGAACTCGCCGGGAGCGCCGATCTGTACAACCGCCCGTTGCACCCCTACACCCAGGTCCTCATCTCGGCCATCCCCGTTCCCGATCCGGGCCGCAGGGCCCGCCGCCTCGCAACAGGGGGCGATGTCCCGAGCCCGATCGACCCGCCGGCCGGATGCGCCTTTCACCCCCGTTGCCTCCGCGCGGGCGATGCGTGCAGGAGCGTCGTCCCTGCCCTGGTGGAGCGGGAGAAGGGGCATTTCGTCGCCTGCCATCTCCTGGACTGA